The proteins below are encoded in one region of Syngnathus acus chromosome 2, fSynAcu1.2, whole genome shotgun sequence:
- the kcnc4 gene encoding potassium voltage-gated channel subfamily C member 4, producing MISSVCVSSYRGRKSGNKPPSKSCLKEDMSRGEDSDKIIINVGGTRHETYKSTLRTLPGTRLAWLAHPEPQVGSDESCNSPPPSSSTGGELFFDRHPGIFAYVLNYYRTGKLHCPADVCGPLFEEELAFWGIDETDVEPCCWMNYRQHRDAEEALETFEPPEPDDNGDDDGDTPRRFGIEECPGRSRGCCEVWQPKIWALFDDPYSSKAARGVALASLFFILVSITTFCLETHEAFNELQNRTELVLVGNETRTEERLEMVTKPVLTLVEGVCVLWFTFEFLVRIACCPDKVLFIKNSLNIIDFVAILPFYLEMGLSGLSSKAANDVLGFLRVVRFVRILRIFKLTRHFVGLRVLGHTLRASVNEFLLLIIFLALGVLIFATMIYYAERIGASPHDPTGANHTHFKNIPISFWWAVVTMTTLGYGDMYPQTWLGMMVGALCALAGVLTIAMPVPVIVNNFGMYYSLAMAKQKLPKKKNKHNPNPEAQTNSVSFEKSETNSCRESTQSDTCPLAADDSRTDSKQNGDANVTLSEEEGCSLTQPLSPSEKWSLRCPRGRDRTKKEATCFLLTPGEPSVHYETCKDKMATPANYTKPDVTSLSGC from the exons ATGATCAGCTCCGTGTGCGTTTCGTCTTACCGTGGACGCAAGTCCGGCAACAAGCCTCCGTCCAAATCATGCTTGAaggaggacatgtccagaggtgAAGACTCGGATAAGATCATCATCAATGTGGGCGGCACCCGCCACGAGACCTACAAGAGCACCCTGCGCACCTTGCCGGGCACCCGCCTGGCGTGGTTGGCCCACCCGGAGCCGCAGGTGGGTTCCGATGAGTCGTGCAACTCGCCGCcgcccagcagcagcaccggCGGGGAGTTGTTCTTCGACCGCCACCCGGGCATCTTTGCCTACGTGCTCAACTACTACCGCACCGGCAAGCTGCACTGCCCGGCCGACGTGTGCGGGCCGCTCTTCGAGGAGGAGTTGGCCTTCTGGGGCATCGACGAGACGGACGTGGAGCCGTGCTGCTGGATGAATTACCGGCAGCACCGCGACGCCGAGGAAGCACTGGAGACTTTCGAGCCGCCCGAGCCGGACGACAACGGCGATGACGACGGCGATACGCCGCGCCGCTTTGGCATCGAGGAGTGTCCGGGCAGGTCAAGGGGCTGCTGCGAAGTTTGGCAGCCCAAAATCTGGGCCCTGTTTGACGACCCCTACTCGTCCAAAGCGGCCAGG GGAGTGGCGCTGGCATCCCTTTTCTTCATCCTGGTGTCCATCACTACCTTCTGCCTGGAGACCCACGAAGCCTTCAACGAGCTGCAGAACCGTACGGAGCTGGTGCTGGTGGGCAATGAGACGCGAACGGAGGAGCGCTTGGAGATGGTGACCAAGCCCGTCCTCACCTTAGTGGAGGGGGTGTGCGTGCTGTGGTTCACTTTTGAGTTCCTGGTGCGGATTGCATGCTGCCCGGACAAGGTGCTCTTTATCAAGAACTCGCTGAACATCATCGACTTTGTGGCCATCCTGCCCTTCTACTTGGAGATGGGTCTGAGCGGCCTGTCATCCAAGGCGGCCAACGATGTCCtgggtttcctccgggtgGTCCGCTTTGTGCGCATCCTTCGGATCTTCAAGCTGACTCGACACTTTGTGGGTCTGCGTGTGCTCGGGCACACGCTAAGGGCAAGCGTCAACGAGTTCCTGCTGCTCATCATCTTCTTGGCGTTGGGAGTACTCATCTTCGCCACCATGATTTACTACGCCGAGCGGATCGGAGCTAGCCCGCATGATCCCACGGGCGCTAACCACACACACTTCAAGAACATCCCCATCAGCTTCTGGTGGGCTGTGGTCACCATGACCACGCTAGGCTACGGAGACATGTACCCGCAGACGTGGCTGGGCATGATGGTGGGGGCCTTGTGCGCTCTGGCCGGGGTGCTGACCATCGCCATGCCTGTGCCGGTCATAGTCAACAACTTTGGAATGTACTACTCGCTAGCCATGGCCAAGCAGAAGCTAcccaagaaaaagaataagCACAACCCCAATCCCGAGGCTCAGACCAACTCGGTGTCCTTCGAGAAGTCGGAAACCAATTCGTGCAGGGAAAGCACTCAGAGCGACACGTGCCCGCTGGCGGCCGACGACAGCCGAACAG actccAAACAGAACGGCGACGCAAATGTGACCCTTTCCGAGGAGGAAGGCTGCAGCCTGACCCAGCCACTGTCCCCCAGTGAAAAATGGTCACTGCGCTGCCCCCGGGGAAGAGATCGGACCAAGAAAGAAGCTACCTGCTTCCTGCTCACCCCTGGAGAGCCCAGCGTCCACTATG